In Thermosynechococcus sichuanensis E542, a single genomic region encodes these proteins:
- the lysA gene encoding diaminopimelate decarboxylase → MISTPLAANQQILPLTAEINARGHLTIGGCDVVELVAQFGSPLYILDEFTFRTACRQYQDTLQQTYGGEFLVLYASKAWNCLATCALAHSEGLGIDVASGGELYTALSAGVPASHIYFHGNNKSPQELLYALEVNCTIVADNWLELERLAAYAEEHDLSTPPRVMLRLTPGIECHTHEYIRTGHLDSKFGFDPQQFPELLQFAKAHPELDWVGLHAHIGSQIFEEQPHLDLCDVLVDWLAQAREAMLPMRELNVGGGLGIRYVESDNPPAIAHWTKAISHQLSQACQQRHLPLPKLICEPGRSIVGPAAVTAYTVGSRKVIPELRTYIAVDGGMSDNPRPITYQAQYTALCANRMTTAATETVRVAGKHCESGDILLSQVTLPPLQANDILVVTSTGAYNYSMASNYNRVPRPAAVVVCEGEANLILQRETYADLVAHDVLPLRLSTPAP, encoded by the coding sequence ATGATCTCCACCCCTCTTGCGGCCAATCAACAGATTTTACCCCTGACTGCGGAAATCAATGCCCGAGGCCATCTCACCATTGGTGGCTGCGATGTGGTGGAGTTAGTGGCACAGTTTGGCTCTCCCCTTTACATCCTTGATGAATTTACGTTTCGCACCGCTTGCCGTCAATACCAAGACACGCTTCAGCAGACCTATGGCGGTGAATTTTTGGTACTCTACGCTTCAAAAGCTTGGAACTGCTTGGCCACCTGCGCCCTTGCCCACAGCGAAGGTTTAGGCATTGACGTGGCCTCCGGAGGCGAACTCTACACTGCCTTGAGTGCTGGTGTTCCTGCTAGCCACATTTACTTCCACGGTAATAACAAGTCCCCCCAAGAACTCCTCTATGCCCTTGAGGTGAATTGCACGATTGTTGCCGATAACTGGCTAGAACTGGAACGCCTTGCTGCCTATGCTGAGGAGCATGATCTCTCGACGCCACCGCGCGTCATGTTGCGGTTGACACCGGGGATTGAATGCCACACCCACGAATATATCCGCACTGGGCATCTGGACAGCAAATTTGGCTTTGATCCGCAACAGTTTCCAGAGTTGCTCCAGTTTGCCAAGGCCCATCCCGAACTAGACTGGGTTGGACTCCACGCCCACATTGGCTCACAGATTTTTGAGGAGCAACCCCATTTAGACCTATGTGACGTGCTGGTGGATTGGCTGGCGCAAGCCCGCGAAGCGATGCTCCCTATGCGTGAACTGAACGTGGGGGGTGGCCTTGGTATTCGTTACGTCGAATCGGATAATCCACCGGCGATCGCCCACTGGACAAAGGCCATTAGCCATCAACTGAGCCAAGCCTGTCAGCAACGTCATCTCCCCTTACCCAAACTCATCTGTGAACCGGGTCGCTCCATCGTTGGGCCGGCGGCAGTAACTGCCTACACTGTGGGCAGCCGCAAGGTGATTCCTGAGCTGCGCACCTATATCGCAGTGGACGGTGGCATGTCCGACAATCCACGACCGATTACTTATCAGGCACAATATACTGCCCTGTGTGCCAATCGCATGACCACTGCCGCCACAGAAACCGTACGTGTTGCCGGTAAGCACTGCGAATCAGGAGATATTCTGCTGTCCCAAGTCACCCTACCCCCCCTGCAAGCCAACGATATCTTAGTGGTGACCAGTACGGGTGCCTACAACTACAGCATGGCCTCCAACTACAATCGTGTGCCCCGGCCGGCGGCGGTGGTTGTTTGTGAGGGGGAAGCCAACCTGATACTGCAACGGGAAACCTACGCTGATTTGGTGGCTCATGATGTCTTGCCCCTGCGATTGAGCACCCCCGCCCCCTAG
- the cdaA gene encoding diadenylate cyclase CdaA, translated as MISLLGNLSWLLLSSETLAKVRTVVDVVLVLALTYAILRVVAERRTLWMVRGFIFLLLATSLSRAIELQFLSFVLHNLVIGSAVALAVILQSEIRIFLEQLGRGQFLGFMQPVAESSLTNDAVDLIVTAVKGLSQDRTGALILLETHTKLSPQDFTHAGIALNARLSPELITSIFQVSSPLHDGAIWVRGAEVIAAKLILPLSDRTGPWQLGTRHRAALGITERISHCVCVVVSEETGSISLAFKGELQRPLTSSKLGELLRQYVQAQGTGTSQPRQRRHSLKFWKMVWPLR; from the coding sequence ATGATAAGCCTCCTAGGTAACTTGTCGTGGCTGCTGCTGTCCTCGGAGACGCTGGCCAAGGTGCGAACAGTGGTGGATGTGGTTTTGGTCTTGGCCTTAACCTACGCTATTTTGCGGGTGGTGGCTGAGCGGCGAACCCTCTGGATGGTACGGGGCTTTATCTTCCTGCTGTTGGCGACCTCCCTCAGTCGTGCCATTGAACTACAGTTTTTGAGTTTTGTTTTGCACAACCTAGTGATTGGCTCTGCGGTGGCCTTAGCCGTTATTCTGCAATCGGAAATTCGCATTTTTCTGGAACAGTTGGGACGAGGACAGTTTTTAGGCTTTATGCAGCCCGTAGCCGAGTCGAGTCTAACCAATGATGCGGTTGATCTCATTGTGACAGCGGTGAAGGGGTTATCTCAGGATCGCACGGGGGCACTCATTCTGCTGGAAACCCACACCAAGCTCAGCCCCCAAGATTTTACCCATGCAGGGATCGCCCTCAATGCCCGCCTTTCGCCAGAACTGATTACCTCCATTTTTCAGGTGAGTTCACCCCTGCACGATGGGGCAATTTGGGTACGGGGTGCTGAGGTGATTGCCGCAAAGTTAATCTTGCCCCTCTCGGATCGCACGGGGCCTTGGCAGTTGGGTACTCGCCATCGCGCTGCCCTTGGGATTACTGAGCGCATTAGCCACTGTGTCTGTGTGGTGGTCTCTGAGGAAACGGGGTCAATTTCCCTTGCCTTTAAGGGGGAGCTTCAACGTCCCCTCACAAGCAGTAAACTAGGGGAATTGTTACGGCAATATGTGCAAGCTCAAGGGACGGGAACTTCACAACCCCGCCAGCGCCGGCACAGCTTAAAATTCTGGAAAATGGTATGGCCATTGCGCTAA
- the uppS gene encoding polyprenyl diphosphate synthase yields MTLQPHSLIELPDDLDRDRLPRHVAVIMDGNGRWAKQRNLPRIMGHQRGVDTLKDLLRCCKDWGIEALTAYAFSTENWGRPLPEVDFLMTLFERVLRRELAEMVAEGVQIHFVGDLACLPKSLQTEIERAMTATANNQKIKFVVATNYGGRREIIHACRSIAAQVKAGLLDPADIDEVLFERHLYTGGLPDPDLLIRTSGEMRVSNFLLWQVAYSEIYVTKTLWPDFDRAAFHEALRDYQQRQRRFGRV; encoded by the coding sequence ATGACACTACAGCCCCATTCATTGATTGAGTTACCCGATGACTTGGATCGCGATCGCCTGCCTCGCCATGTGGCGGTGATTATGGATGGCAATGGCCGCTGGGCAAAGCAACGCAATTTACCGCGTATTATGGGGCATCAACGGGGGGTGGACACCCTCAAGGATTTGCTGCGCTGTTGCAAAGATTGGGGCATTGAAGCCCTGACCGCCTACGCCTTCTCCACGGAAAACTGGGGGCGCCCCCTGCCGGAGGTGGACTTTCTGATGACCCTCTTTGAGCGGGTGTTGCGGCGGGAGCTAGCGGAGATGGTTGCCGAGGGTGTGCAAATTCACTTTGTGGGTGACTTGGCGTGTTTGCCAAAATCGCTGCAAACGGAAATTGAGCGAGCGATGACCGCTACGGCCAATAATCAAAAAATTAAATTTGTGGTGGCAACCAACTATGGTGGGCGACGGGAAATCATCCACGCTTGCCGTTCGATTGCAGCCCAAGTGAAAGCGGGACTCCTTGACCCTGCGGATATTGATGAAGTGCTCTTTGAGCGGCACTTGTACACGGGCGGCCTACCGGATCCCGATTTGCTGATTCGCACCAGTGGCGAGATGCGCGTCAGTAACTTTTTGTTGTGGCAGGTGGCCTATTCAGAAATTTACGTCACCAAAACCCTCTGGCCAGATTTTGACCGAGCGGCTTTCCATGAGGCGCTACGGGATTACCAACAGCGACAGCGGCGGTTTGGTCGTGTCTAA
- the upp gene encoding uracil phosphoribosyltransferase: protein MTPQLRIYVPPHPLIQHWLTVARDRNTPTPLFRVAMTELGRWLAYEAAREWLPTAETVVETPLAPCAAMVVNPQVPIVVVPILRAGLALLDGAQGVLPTAKTYHLGIVRDEATLEPSCYLNKLPPQFDPQTRVLISEPMLATGGSIMIAMQELVQRGIDPALVRIISVVTAPPALQKLGAHFPAVQVYAATIDEKLNEQGFIVPGLGDAGDRAFGTGEEA from the coding sequence GTGACCCCCCAATTGCGCATCTATGTCCCCCCCCATCCCCTAATTCAGCACTGGCTAACGGTGGCTCGCGATCGCAACACGCCCACCCCCTTATTTCGGGTGGCGATGACGGAGTTGGGGCGGTGGCTGGCCTACGAGGCGGCACGGGAATGGTTACCAACGGCGGAAACAGTGGTTGAAACCCCCCTAGCCCCCTGTGCGGCGATGGTGGTGAATCCCCAAGTGCCCATTGTGGTGGTACCGATTCTGCGGGCGGGCTTGGCCTTGCTCGACGGTGCCCAAGGGGTCTTACCCACAGCTAAAACATATCACCTAGGAATTGTGCGGGATGAGGCCACCCTTGAACCCAGTTGCTATCTCAATAAGTTGCCCCCGCAGTTTGACCCGCAAACCCGTGTCCTGATTAGTGAACCGATGCTGGCGACGGGAGGTTCAATCATGATAGCAATGCAGGAATTGGTGCAGCGGGGAATTGACCCAGCCTTGGTGCGCATTATTTCCGTTGTCACCGCTCCCCCAGCGTTGCAGAAACTCGGTGCCCATTTTCCCGCAGTGCAAGTCTATGCCGCCACGATTGACGAGAAATTGAATGAGCAGGGCTTCATTGTGCCCGGCTTGGGAGATGCGGGCGATCGCGCCTTTGGTACCGGGGAGGAAGCATAA